Proteins encoded within one genomic window of Polaribacter sp. NJDZ03:
- a CDS encoding polysaccharide biosynthesis/export family protein, giving the protein MNRILTTLFLLVLVMSSCVSNKKIAYFQFDEIEQAKVSNKFQTVFKPDDLLQITISSDNIEATLPFNLPAVTFGTSGSATGTPKQQTYLIDSKGEIDFPILGKLKLGGLSRETALELLKEKLSPDYITNPTINISIANFKVTVYGDVKNPGTFTIPNERVSILDAIGLAGDLNISGKRDNVLVLREENNKKVQYRVNLLSNKTLTSPVFYLQQNDVVYVEHNKARIQSASSNSNTTLIISVTSLIITLVSILTR; this is encoded by the coding sequence ATGAATAGAATTTTAACTACGCTATTTTTACTAGTTCTTGTAATGTCCTCTTGTGTTTCTAACAAGAAAATAGCATATTTTCAATTTGATGAAATAGAACAAGCTAAGGTGAGTAATAAGTTTCAGACTGTTTTTAAACCTGATGATTTATTGCAAATAACAATATCTTCCGATAATATTGAAGCAACTTTACCATTTAATTTGCCGGCTGTAACCTTTGGTACTTCGGGTTCTGCAACAGGAACACCGAAACAACAGACGTATTTAATAGACAGTAAAGGTGAAATAGATTTCCCTATTTTAGGAAAACTAAAGTTAGGAGGATTGTCTAGAGAAACTGCTTTAGAATTATTAAAAGAAAAATTGTCTCCAGACTATATTACCAACCCTACTATTAATATAAGTATTGCCAATTTTAAAGTAACGGTGTATGGAGACGTTAAAAATCCAGGTACCTTTACGATCCCGAATGAAAGAGTGAGTATCTTGGATGCGATTGGTTTGGCTGGAGATTTGAATATTTCCGGTAAAAGAGATAATGTTTTGGTACTTAGAGAAGAGAATAATAAAAAGGTACAATACAGAGTGAATTTATTGTCTAATAAAACATTAACATCACCTGTGTTTTATTTACAACAAAATGATGTGGTATATGTTGAGCATAATAAAGCAAGGATTCAATCTGCTTCTTCCAACTCGAATACAACCTTAATTATATCCGTTACAAGTTTGATTATTACTTTAGTATCTATTTTAACAAGATAA
- the murF gene encoding UDP-N-acetylmuramoyl-tripeptide--D-alanyl-D-alanine ligase, whose amino-acid sequence MKFEDIYQLYTKHFLVDTDTRTIRKNTIFFALKGDNFNGNAFAAEALKQGASYAIVDEEKYKNNNSHIILVDDVLETLQELAKYHRKILNIPIIGLTGSNGKTTTKELINAVLSTKYKTTATKGNLNNHIGVPLTLLSMTPNTEIGIVEMGANHKKEIAFLCTICNPDFGYITNFGKAHLEGFGGIEGVIAAKSELYNYLKEHHKSAFINPQDSLQVEKTNTIESIPFIENLQFMEVNPFVKLALNTSTIQSNLIGKYNYTNIAVACTIGHHFKVSNKEIKAGIENYIPENNRSQIIKKTANTIILDAYNANPTSMKAALENFEEIKAKSKTVILGDMFELGKTSLEEHQNIADFVENLHFDHCFFVGENFYQTKTKNSLFKTFEDLLNHLTNNPLKDQSILIKGSRGMRLERLLDSIR is encoded by the coding sequence ATGAAATTCGAAGACATTTACCAATTATATACCAAACATTTTCTTGTAGATACAGACACGAGAACTATTAGAAAAAACACTATTTTCTTCGCCCTAAAAGGCGATAATTTTAATGGAAATGCATTTGCTGCAGAAGCACTAAAGCAAGGTGCATCTTATGCCATTGTAGATGAAGAAAAATACAAGAACAACAACTCTCATATTATTTTGGTTGATGATGTTTTAGAAACACTACAAGAATTAGCAAAATACCATAGAAAGATTTTAAATATTCCTATTATTGGTCTAACGGGAAGTAACGGTAAAACCACCACAAAGGAACTTATAAATGCTGTTTTATCTACAAAATATAAAACAACTGCAACCAAAGGAAATTTAAACAATCATATTGGCGTGCCACTTACCCTACTTTCTATGACTCCTAATACTGAAATAGGCATTGTAGAAATGGGTGCAAATCATAAAAAAGAGATTGCTTTTTTGTGTACAATTTGTAATCCAGATTTTGGTTACATCACCAATTTTGGTAAAGCACATTTGGAAGGTTTTGGAGGAATTGAAGGTGTTATAGCTGCAAAAAGTGAATTATATAACTATTTAAAAGAGCATCATAAATCGGCCTTTATAAATCCACAAGATTCATTACAAGTTGAAAAAACGAATACTATAGAATCCATTCCGTTTATAGAAAACTTGCAATTTATGGAGGTAAATCCGTTTGTAAAATTAGCTCTAAATACCAGCACTATACAGAGTAATCTTATTGGGAAATATAATTACACTAACATCGCTGTTGCTTGCACCATTGGGCATCATTTTAAGGTTTCTAACAAAGAAATAAAAGCCGGCATAGAAAACTATATTCCAGAAAATAATCGTTCGCAAATCATTAAAAAAACAGCGAATACCATTATTTTAGATGCGTATAATGCAAACCCTACGAGTATGAAAGCTGCTTTAGAAAATTTTGAAGAAATTAAAGCTAAAAGTAAAACCGTTATTTTAGGCGATATGTTTGAGTTAGGCAAAACAAGCTTAGAAGAACATCAAAATATTGCAGACTTTGTAGAAAATCTTCACTTTGACCATTGCTTTTTCGTTGGAGAAAATTTTTATCAAACTAAAACAAAGAACTCTTTATTTAAAACGTTTGAAGACTTGTTGAACCATCTAACAAACAATCCTCTTAAAGATCAATCAATACTGATTAAAGGTTCAAGAGGAATGCGTTTAGAAAGACTATTGGATAGTATTCGTTAA
- a CDS encoding nucleoside-diphosphate sugar epimerase/dehydratase — MIRTFFLRTLNKYASKWLVLFVDLSLVFISFFIAYFIRFNVSFNFNVSNLLNQIPYVLGFALISFLTVGSYKGIIRHTGIRDAFNVFIASSLVCLLLLLAITFNVFFKAIDSFYIPKSIIVIHYLVTTLVLILSRFIFKAFYEVLSTEIETIHNVLIYGAGDSGIIALNALNRDKKNNYDVIGFIDDNKNKIGKKIDRVKIFNSNVVTKKFIEKNSVDEVIISIQNIKPNRLLAITDKFIGLDVDVKIVPPLSKWIDGDLNANQIRQVKIEDLLDRAPIIIDNPIVQREVNNKVVLVSGAAGSIGSEISRQLSLYNCKLIVLIDQAESPLYDLQQELIQKGITNFVAIVSDVRDRFKVERIFKKYKPQRVFHAAAYKHVPLMEKSPYEAIKVNVLGTKNIADLSNEYGIERFVMVSTDKAVNPTNVMGASKRIAELYIGCVSKASKKTKFTITRFGNVLGSNGSVIPLFKRQIENGGPLTVTHKKITRYFMTIPEACSLVLEAGTMGKGGEIYIFDMGKSVKIFEIAKRMIYLSGLRYPEDIDIKVTGLRPGEKLYEELLADGENTTKTYHDKIMIAKTQKIDNSLFKVKIDDLSMNFNKLDNSDLVKLMKELVPEYVSNNSEFEILDTRPKEVNIK, encoded by the coding sequence ATGATAAGAACCTTTTTTCTAAGAACCTTAAATAAATATGCATCTAAGTGGCTCGTTTTATTCGTAGACTTATCCTTAGTTTTTATCTCTTTTTTTATCGCTTATTTTATACGTTTTAATGTAAGTTTTAATTTTAATGTTTCTAATTTATTAAATCAAATACCTTATGTTTTAGGTTTTGCGCTGATAAGTTTTTTAACAGTAGGTTCTTACAAAGGTATTATTAGACATACAGGTATTAGAGATGCTTTTAATGTTTTTATAGCAAGTTCTTTAGTTTGTCTGTTACTGCTTTTAGCCATTACTTTTAATGTCTTTTTTAAAGCAATCGATTCTTTTTACATTCCTAAATCTATAATAGTTATCCACTATTTAGTAACTACTTTAGTACTTATTTTAAGTAGGTTTATCTTTAAAGCTTTTTATGAAGTTTTGTCTACGGAGATAGAAACCATTCATAATGTTTTAATTTATGGAGCAGGAGACTCTGGTATTATTGCTTTAAATGCCTTAAATAGAGATAAAAAAAATAATTATGATGTTATTGGATTTATAGATGATAATAAAAATAAAATTGGAAAAAAAATTGATAGAGTAAAGATCTTCAATTCTAATGTGGTGACTAAAAAGTTTATAGAAAAAAATTCTGTAGATGAAGTTATTATTTCTATTCAGAATATTAAACCGAATCGATTATTGGCGATTACGGATAAATTTATAGGGTTAGATGTTGACGTAAAAATTGTACCACCATTATCTAAATGGATTGATGGAGATTTAAATGCAAACCAAATAAGACAGGTTAAGATTGAAGATTTATTGGATAGAGCACCTATTATTATAGACAATCCGATTGTACAAAGAGAGGTAAATAATAAAGTAGTGTTGGTTTCTGGTGCTGCAGGGTCTATAGGTAGTGAGATTTCTAGGCAGTTAAGTTTATACAACTGTAAATTAATTGTATTAATAGATCAGGCAGAATCTCCTTTATATGATTTACAACAAGAATTAATTCAGAAAGGAATCACCAATTTTGTAGCGATTGTGTCTGATGTGAGAGATCGATTTAAAGTAGAGCGCATCTTTAAGAAATACAAACCGCAAAGAGTCTTTCATGCGGCAGCATATAAACACGTGCCTTTAATGGAAAAGTCTCCTTATGAGGCAATTAAAGTAAATGTGTTAGGAACAAAAAACATTGCAGATTTATCTAATGAATATGGCATAGAACGGTTTGTGATGGTTTCTACTGATAAAGCTGTAAACCCAACAAATGTTATGGGAGCTTCTAAACGTATTGCAGAATTATATATTGGATGTGTAAGTAAAGCCTCTAAAAAAACAAAGTTTACAATTACACGATTTGGTAATGTTTTAGGATCTAATGGTTCTGTTATTCCGTTGTTTAAAAGACAAATTGAAAACGGAGGGCCTTTAACGGTTACACATAAGAAAATTACAAGATACTTTATGACCATTCCTGAAGCGTGTAGTTTAGTTTTAGAAGCAGGAACGATGGGTAAAGGAGGTGAAATATATATCTTTGACATGGGGAAATCTGTAAAGATTTTTGAAATAGCCAAAAGGATGATCTATTTATCTGGTTTACGATACCCAGAAGACATCGATATAAAAGTAACAGGATTAAGACCTGGAGAGAAATTATATGAAGAATTATTAGCTGATGGTGAAAATACTACAAAAACCTATCATGATAAAATTATGATAGCAAAGACTCAAAAAATTGATAATTCATTGTTTAAAGTAAAGATTGATGATTTATCTATGAACTTTAATAAGTTAGACAATAGTGATCTTGTAAAATTAATGAAAGAATTAGTGCCAGAATACGTTTCTAATAATTCTGAGTTTGAAATTTTAGATACAAGGCCAAAAGAAGTCAATATAAAATAG
- a CDS encoding polysaccharide biosynthesis tyrosine autokinase: MQTQKENTSFKSNEEGETLNIREELEKYLFHWKWFVLGGIISIIVAFVYLRYSTPQYTASTSILIKDNQKSGISAELEAFKDMGIVGGGSANNTDNEIQILKSRKIIGTVVDTLNLTTLYFQEGRVKRTEVYQNNAIRVIYNTDKESIIKQSKDTSFTVNIVSENKFELKDAEDNFVSAHNFNETISSGIGDFKVIQTESFNFKEEHKIYVTILKRSKVIDAYKVAVNVSAVDKNSSVLNLSLKHPIKEKAEDFLNELVKQYNYDAIKDKSEVSQKTKTFIDERLFAIGKDLNEIQDRVKNFKTDNNITGLSAEGELALQTASLNNEKLINIKTQLNIAEGVLNNLKKQTNTDETLPQNLGFSEGSISESIKAYNELVVFKNRLSVNAGDKNPQIIQYQKEINSLKNNLRNSISNSISSLKTQYAQISNEANKINSKVSAIPLLERGYINIGREQEIISGLYSYLLKKKEETAISLAVTVANAKIIDVAYSDGIPVSPKRKIIFLAALLLGVLVPFIIIYIKNLLDTKIHTRKDIEELTTIPFLGDVPHSETNEKIVIGNDARTSTAEAFRLLRTNLDFMLPTKENDLGKTIFITSTTSGEGKSFISINLAAALSLSNKKVLLMGMDLRAPKVTEYLGIPERKGITNFITNEKVSLEDIKFSIPEIKGLDIIASGVIPPNPAELLLHAKVKELFEEVKKDYDYIIVDTAPVNLVTDTLLVSKYADMFLYVSRANYLDKRMLNVAQTLYNEKKLVNMAIILNDTDMTRGYGYGYGYGYGNAYVETIKKPWYKRILS; the protein is encoded by the coding sequence ATGCAGACACAAAAAGAGAACACGAGTTTTAAAAGTAACGAAGAGGGGGAAACTTTAAATATTCGTGAGGAGTTGGAAAAGTACTTATTTCATTGGAAATGGTTTGTTCTTGGTGGAATTATTTCAATTATTGTTGCATTTGTTTATTTAAGATATAGTACACCGCAGTATACTGCTTCTACTTCCATATTGATCAAAGACAATCAAAAGTCAGGGATATCTGCAGAGTTAGAAGCTTTTAAAGACATGGGGATTGTTGGTGGAGGCTCAGCTAATAATACAGATAATGAAATTCAAATTTTAAAATCTCGTAAAATTATTGGAACGGTAGTAGATACATTAAACTTAACTACTCTTTATTTTCAAGAAGGTAGAGTAAAAAGAACAGAAGTTTATCAAAACAATGCTATTAGAGTAATATATAATACGGATAAAGAATCTATAATAAAACAGAGCAAAGACACCTCTTTTACTGTTAATATTGTTTCAGAAAATAAATTTGAATTAAAAGATGCAGAAGATAATTTTGTGTCAGCCCATAACTTTAATGAAACAATTTCTTCTGGGATTGGTGATTTTAAAGTGATACAAACAGAAAGTTTTAATTTTAAAGAAGAGCATAAAATTTATGTGACCATTTTAAAAAGAAGTAAAGTAATTGATGCCTATAAGGTGGCTGTCAATGTGAGTGCAGTAGATAAAAATTCTAGTGTTTTAAACTTGTCTCTTAAACATCCAATAAAAGAAAAAGCAGAAGATTTTTTAAATGAACTAGTTAAGCAATACAACTATGATGCGATTAAAGATAAAAGTGAAGTTTCTCAAAAAACAAAAACCTTTATAGATGAACGTTTGTTTGCCATTGGAAAAGATTTAAATGAGATTCAAGACCGCGTAAAGAATTTTAAAACAGATAATAATATTACTGGTCTTTCAGCTGAAGGAGAACTTGCTTTACAAACAGCTTCTTTAAATAATGAAAAATTAATTAATATTAAAACGCAGTTAAATATTGCTGAGGGTGTACTAAATAATTTAAAAAAACAAACCAATACGGATGAAACCTTACCTCAAAACTTGGGTTTTTCAGAAGGTTCAATCTCAGAGTCTATCAAAGCATATAATGAGTTAGTCGTTTTTAAGAATCGTTTAAGTGTAAATGCAGGTGATAAAAACCCACAAATTATACAATACCAGAAAGAAATTAACTCCTTAAAAAACAATTTAAGAAATAGTATTTCTAATTCAATTTCATCATTAAAAACACAGTATGCTCAAATTAGTAATGAGGCTAATAAAATAAACTCTAAAGTCTCTGCAATCCCTCTTTTAGAAAGAGGCTATATAAATATAGGAAGAGAACAAGAAATTATTTCTGGTTTGTATTCATATTTACTAAAGAAAAAGGAAGAAACGGCTATTTCTCTTGCAGTTACTGTTGCGAATGCTAAAATTATTGATGTTGCCTATAGTGATGGGATTCCGGTTTCTCCTAAAAGGAAAATTATATTTTTAGCAGCATTATTATTAGGTGTATTAGTGCCTTTTATTATAATTTACATTAAAAATTTATTAGATACTAAGATACATACAAGAAAAGATATAGAAGAGTTAACTACAATACCTTTTCTTGGAGATGTACCGCATTCTGAAACCAATGAGAAAATTGTGATTGGAAATGATGCAAGAACAAGTACAGCAGAAGCTTTTCGTTTGTTACGAACGAACTTAGATTTTATGTTGCCTACTAAAGAGAATGATTTAGGTAAAACCATTTTTATTACTTCTACCACAAGTGGTGAAGGAAAATCGTTTATTTCAATTAATCTTGCAGCTGCATTGTCTCTTTCTAATAAAAAAGTATTATTAATGGGGATGGACCTTAGGGCTCCTAAAGTAACAGAATATTTAGGGATACCAGAACGAAAAGGAATTACCAATTTTATTACAAATGAAAAGGTATCATTAGAAGATATTAAATTTTCAATTCCAGAAATTAAAGGATTAGATATTATTGCATCTGGTGTGATTCCGCCAAACCCTGCAGAGTTGTTATTACATGCTAAGGTAAAAGAATTGTTTGAAGAGGTTAAAAAAGACTATGATTATATTATTGTAGATACTGCTCCTGTAAATTTAGTAACAGATACCTTATTAGTTTCTAAGTATGCAGATATGTTTTTGTATGTTTCTAGAGCAAATTATTTAGACAAACGCATGTTAAATGTTGCCCAGACTTTATATAATGAAAAGAAATTAGTAAATATGGCAATCATTTTAAATGATACAGACATGACAAGAGGTTATGGTTATGGTTACGGATATGGCTATGGTAATGCGTACGTAGAAACAATTAAGAAACCATGGTATAAAAGAATATTAAGTTAA
- a CDS encoding N-acetylglucosamine kinase, with protein sequence MILIADGGSTKADWIAINKNKEEAFRTRTLGLNPAIVPAEELYNRIINMFQLINVKDDVEEIHFYGAGCGTPKPIQILKTILESIFVNAKIVISEDMLAAVYAATGKDPALVCILGTGSNSCYFDGKNMEMLVPSLGYILMDEASGNYFGKKLIIDYFYNNMPTEISEKFKEEFDLDPDYIKKNLYREPNPNMYLASFAKFMFDFKEEKYIKKIITEGFQEFFKYRVLPYNKTAETPIYFIGSIAHYFRDILEEMAAKNNLVITDVIQRPIDNLLEYHRNNIN encoded by the coding sequence ATGATTTTAATTGCAGATGGAGGTTCTACAAAAGCAGACTGGATTGCTATAAATAAAAATAAAGAAGAGGCTTTTAGAACAAGGACACTTGGTTTAAACCCTGCTATAGTTCCAGCAGAAGAGCTTTATAACAGAATCATTAACATGTTTCAATTAATTAATGTTAAAGACGATGTAGAAGAGATTCATTTTTATGGAGCGGGTTGTGGTACTCCAAAGCCTATTCAGATTTTAAAAACTATTTTAGAATCTATCTTTGTAAATGCAAAAATAGTTATTTCAGAAGATATGTTAGCAGCTGTGTATGCAGCTACCGGTAAAGATCCGGCATTAGTGTGTATTTTAGGTACGGGATCTAATAGCTGTTATTTTGATGGTAAAAACATGGAAATGTTAGTCCCTTCTTTAGGATATATTTTAATGGATGAAGCAAGTGGTAACTACTTTGGGAAAAAATTGATTATCGATTATTTCTATAACAATATGCCTACAGAGATTTCTGAGAAATTTAAAGAAGAGTTTGATCTTGATCCAGATTATATAAAGAAAAACTTATACAGAGAACCTAACCCCAACATGTATTTGGCTTCTTTTGCAAAGTTTATGTTCGATTTTAAAGAAGAAAAATATATTAAAAAAATTATTACCGAAGGTTTTCAAGAGTTTTTTAAATATAGAGTTTTACCGTACAACAAAACTGCAGAAACCCCCATTTACTTTATAGGTTCTATAGCACATTATTTTAGAGATATTTTAGAAGAAATGGCTGCTAAAAATAATCTAGTAATTACCGATGTGATACAAAGACCTATTGATAATTTATTGGAATATCATAGAAATAATATCAATTAA
- a CDS encoding tyrosine-protein phosphatase translates to MIFFKKKEIPLIDFFPKGFIDIHSHLLPGIDDGAKNLENSIALISKMRSYGIKNFITTPHVLGDLYQNSTDTIKDKLREVQEELQKRDITDISIQAAAEYMMDEQFSELLEKKDILTLKDNYVLVEMSYFSAPINLYEILFEIQVKGYKPVLAHPERYSFLHNDFNHYYKLKKAGCLFQLNLLSLTEQYGKGVQKICEKILKENLYDFAGTDAHHRNHLEVLKKIGTKKNLEKIKHLLDNNKKFI, encoded by the coding sequence ATGATCTTTTTTAAAAAGAAAGAAATTCCTTTAATCGATTTTTTCCCAAAAGGTTTTATAGATATTCATTCTCATTTACTACCAGGAATAGATGATGGTGCAAAAAACTTAGAGAACTCAATTGCATTAATCTCAAAGATGCGTTCTTACGGTATTAAAAACTTTATCACGACACCTCATGTGTTGGGGGATCTTTATCAAAACTCCACTGATACGATAAAAGACAAACTTAGGGAAGTACAAGAAGAGCTGCAAAAAAGAGATATTACAGATATTTCTATACAAGCAGCTGCCGAATACATGATGGATGAGCAGTTTTCTGAATTGTTAGAAAAAAAGGACATTCTTACCTTAAAAGATAATTATGTTCTGGTAGAAATGTCTTATTTCAGTGCCCCCATTAATCTTTATGAAATTCTCTTTGAAATACAAGTTAAAGGGTACAAACCTGTTTTAGCACACCCAGAACGCTATAGTTTTCTTCACAATGACTTTAACCATTATTATAAATTAAAAAAAGCAGGATGTTTATTTCAGTTAAACTTATTATCCCTTACCGAACAATATGGTAAAGGAGTGCAAAAAATTTGTGAAAAGATTTTAAAAGAAAATTTATATGATTTTGCAGGAACCGATGCGCATCATAGAAACCATTTAGAAGTTTTAAAAAAGATTGGAACCAAAAAGAATTTAGAAAAAATTAAACATCTTTTAGATAATAATAAAAAATTCATATAA
- the gldJ gene encoding gliding motility lipoprotein GldJ — MRNVLKISLVVLSALTLASCSKSTSGKSTLTGLPFNNAKYGNYIRGNETAGQEIPLGMVAIEGGSFTMGQVQDDVMFDWNTTPKKMHIRSFYMDETEVTNSEYFLYVQNTKDVFPPSEEKYKHIYNSVLPDTLVWRKSLGNTDILSENYLRHPAYSDYPVVGVSWLQANQYCKWRTNAVNLKKLIDKGYVKNIFENDSIRNFFDTDVFLADSDNLFDGDSTIYRRGIRTGGSAKGGRDAFQGRKITQADGVLSQKYRLPTEAEWEFAAKANIENREYNNIRGRKKYAWDGKYSRETSKRHRGDQMANFKQGKGNYSGLSGWSSDGSDIPIKVKSYPPNAFGLYDMSGNVAEWVADVYRPIIDSEANDFNYFRGNIFTKKMIDKDGKVVIVNSNSNAEVEYDTLPNGIITPKQLPGTIKYIPITKNDATLRRNFSVSDNTDIGDGDLNSSRFYEDEQDQFGSKPSMYNSPKNPTKEIDPETGREISVNDDQKRTTLISNRTRVYKGGAWSDREYWLDPAQRRYLPEYMATNFIGFRCVTDKVGPMSSSKNKKARNSAR; from the coding sequence ATGAGAAACGTATTAAAAATATCTTTAGTTGTACTATCAGCCTTAACCTTGGCTAGTTGCAGTAAATCAACTTCAGGAAAATCGACACTTACAGGATTGCCTTTTAACAATGCTAAGTATGGTAACTATATAAGAGGAAATGAAACTGCCGGACAAGAAATTCCTTTAGGAATGGTTGCCATTGAAGGTGGTTCATTTACAATGGGGCAAGTACAAGATGACGTTATGTTTGATTGGAATACAACTCCTAAAAAAATGCACATCCGTTCTTTTTATATGGATGAGACCGAAGTTACCAATTCTGAGTACTTTTTATATGTACAGAATACAAAAGATGTTTTTCCTCCTTCAGAAGAAAAATACAAACATATTTATAACTCTGTTTTACCAGATACTTTAGTTTGGAGAAAGAGTTTAGGTAATACAGATATTTTATCTGAAAATTACTTAAGACACCCAGCATATTCAGATTATCCGGTAGTTGGTGTTAGTTGGTTACAAGCTAACCAATACTGTAAATGGCGTACCAATGCTGTTAATTTAAAAAAGTTAATAGATAAAGGATATGTTAAAAATATTTTTGAAAACGATAGTATTAGAAACTTTTTTGATACTGATGTTTTCTTAGCTGATTCTGATAATCTTTTTGATGGAGATTCTACCATCTACAGAAGAGGTATTAGAACTGGTGGTTCTGCTAAAGGAGGTAGAGATGCTTTTCAGGGTAGAAAAATTACACAAGCAGATGGTGTTTTAAGTCAGAAATACAGATTGCCTACAGAAGCAGAATGGGAATTTGCTGCTAAAGCCAATATTGAAAATAGAGAATATAACAATATTAGAGGTAGAAAAAAATATGCTTGGGATGGTAAATATTCTAGAGAAACAAGCAAAAGACATAGAGGAGACCAAATGGCTAACTTTAAACAAGGAAAAGGTAACTATAGTGGTTTGTCTGGTTGGAGTTCAGATGGATCAGACATTCCTATTAAAGTAAAATCATATCCACCAAATGCATTCGGATTGTATGATATGTCTGGAAACGTTGCAGAATGGGTAGCTGATGTTTACAGACCTATTATAGACAGTGAAGCAAATGATTTTAATTATTTTAGAGGTAATATTTTCACCAAAAAGATGATTGATAAAGATGGTAAAGTTGTTATTGTGAATAGCAATAGTAACGCAGAAGTAGAATATGACACTTTGCCAAACGGTATTATCACTCCAAAACAATTACCAGGAACTATTAAGTACATTCCAATTACGAAAAACGATGCTACCTTAAGAAGAAACTTTTCTGTTTCAGACAATACAGATATAGGTGATGGCGACTTAAACTCTTCTAGGTTCTACGAAGATGAACAAGACCAGTTTGGTTCTAAACCAAGTATGTACAACTCTCCTAAAAACCCAACGAAGGAAATAGATCCAGAAACGGGTAGAGAGATTTCAGTAAATGACGATCAAAAAAGAACTACTTTAATTAGTAACAGAACAAGAGTATACAAAGGTGGTGCTTGGTCTGATAGAGAATATTGGTTAGATCCAGCTCAAAGAAGATACTTGCCAGAATATATGGCAACAAACTTTATTGGTTTTAGATGTGTTACAGACAAAGTAGGTCCTATGTCTTCATCTAAGAATAAGAAAGCAAGAAACTCAGCGAGATAA